From a single Cytophagales bacterium WSM2-2 genomic region:
- a CDS encoding response regulator — MVDLNSNLYPVVENENSVEVVIVEDSIDDSELTRLAMLQASDSIRFRSFTDGLDALNFIYSKKKYEGNEVQAKLKFVILDIGLPTISGLDMLKKIREEAGTKKLPVIILTNSIDERDMNSAYELGANSYVVKPNGYYGYIDKIKSLAYYWGSVNEKFH; from the coding sequence TTGGTCGATTTAAATTCAAACCTGTATCCGGTTGTGGAAAATGAAAATTCAGTCGAAGTTGTCATTGTGGAGGACAGCATAGACGACTCAGAACTCACTAGACTCGCTATGTTGCAGGCGAGCGATAGCATACGTTTTCGCTCCTTTACAGATGGGTTAGATGCACTGAACTTTATTTATTCGAAGAAGAAATACGAAGGGAATGAAGTTCAGGCAAAATTAAAATTTGTGATTTTAGATATTGGGCTACCGACTATTAGCGGGCTTGATATGTTAAAGAAAATCAGAGAAGAGGCGGGGACGAAAAAATTGCCAGTTATCATTTTAACCAACTCAATAGATGAGCGTGATATGAATTCGGCTTATGAACTAGGGGCCAATAGCTACGTGGTTAAGCCAAATGGCTATTATGGCTACATTGATAAAATCAAATCATTAGCATATTATTGGGGTTCGGTGAATGAGAAATTTCATTAG
- the gmd_2 gene encoding GDP-mannose 4,6-dehydratase, with translation MSSDTKVALITGITGQDGAYLAELLLSKGYVVHGIKRRSSSLNTDRIDHLYQDSHERHVKFKLHYGDLTDATSLIRIIQEIQPDEIYNLGAMSHVKVSFDTPEYTADTDGLGTLRILEAIRLLNLVQKTKIYQASSSELYGLVQEIPQRETTPFYPRSPYAAAKLYAYWITVNYREAYNMFACNGILFNHESPLRGETFVTRKITRGAARIALGLQERLYLGNLNAQRDWGHAKDYVEAMWRILQQEQPEDFVIATGVTTTVREFARMSFLEAGIELEFEGEGKEEVARVVRCHSSEYFISPGKIVLAVDPKYFRPTEVELLIGDATKARKKLGWRPTYSVQEIASDMMMADLKLFERDKILISNGQEVINIDEQ, from the coding sequence ATGTCAAGCGATACTAAAGTGGCCTTGATTACTGGCATCACCGGGCAGGATGGTGCCTATCTGGCTGAGCTCCTTTTAAGCAAAGGGTATGTTGTACACGGAATTAAAAGAAGAAGTTCCTCTCTCAATACAGATCGAATAGATCATTTGTATCAGGACTCGCATGAAAGGCATGTTAAATTTAAGCTTCACTATGGTGACCTGACGGACGCCACAAGCCTGATACGCATCATTCAGGAAATTCAACCTGATGAGATATACAATCTGGGGGCAATGTCGCACGTGAAAGTAAGCTTTGATACACCTGAGTATACAGCAGACACCGATGGTTTGGGAACGTTACGAATTTTAGAAGCTATCCGGTTGTTGAATCTTGTGCAAAAGACTAAAATTTACCAGGCCTCTTCATCTGAACTTTACGGACTCGTGCAGGAAATACCACAGCGCGAAACAACTCCGTTCTATCCGAGATCTCCCTATGCTGCTGCAAAACTTTACGCTTACTGGATTACTGTAAACTACCGTGAGGCATACAATATGTTTGCCTGTAATGGAATCTTATTTAATCATGAATCGCCTTTGCGTGGAGAGACATTTGTGACGCGAAAAATTACACGAGGAGCTGCTCGGATCGCCCTTGGTTTGCAAGAGCGCCTGTATCTGGGCAATCTCAATGCACAGCGAGACTGGGGCCATGCAAAAGATTATGTTGAAGCCATGTGGCGGATTCTTCAGCAGGAACAACCTGAAGATTTCGTCATTGCAACCGGGGTAACTACCACCGTCAGGGAATTTGCAAGGATGTCATTTCTCGAAGCCGGTATTGAACTGGAATTTGAAGGTGAAGGTAAGGAAGAAGTGGCCCGGGTAGTCCGATGTCACAGCTCTGAATATTTTATATCCCCTGGAAAAATCGTACTCGCTGTGGATCCTAAGTATTTCAGGCCAACTGAAGTAGAACTCTTAATTGGTGACGCCACTAAAGCCAGAAAGAAACTGGGATGGCGACCTACATACTCCGTCCAGGAGATTGCCAGCGACATGATGATGGCAGATTTAAAATTATTCGAACGCGATAAAATTCTTATTTCGAACGGTCAGGAGGTCATAAACATTGATGAGCAATGA
- a CDS encoding sugar kinase encodes MKDGSTHLWGIDLGGTKVEGVILESAAKPNVLFRERVATESHLGYDHILGQIKRLTDKMEAAIGYRARHIGIATPGSVNPRTGTMKNCNTTCLNGRLLKDDLEKLLGIKLSLANDANCFALAEANMGVVKENYPGARIVFGVIMGTGVGGGIVVDGKVINGLHGIGGEWGHNVLDATGDHCYCGKNGCVEKILSGPYLEKYYSSLSMSEKKMQEIYAAYQSGHDEIAVKTMERMITYFGQALSVVVNILDPDVIVIGGGLSHIDLLYSEGRVSVKNYIFNDQFDTPMVRPKLGDSAGVFGAAYLNAGSAI; translated from the coding sequence ATGAAAGACGGCAGCACTCACCTCTGGGGTATCGACCTCGGAGGAACGAAAGTAGAGGGAGTAATTTTAGAATCGGCAGCGAAACCCAACGTGTTATTTCGCGAACGGGTTGCTACCGAAAGTCATTTGGGCTATGATCACATCCTCGGCCAAATAAAAAGACTCACCGACAAAATGGAGGCAGCTATTGGTTACAGGGCCCGGCACATCGGTATTGCCACACCCGGCTCTGTCAATCCTAGGACAGGCACCATGAAGAATTGTAATACCACTTGCCTGAACGGAAGACTACTAAAAGACGACCTTGAAAAACTACTTGGTATTAAACTAAGTCTCGCCAACGATGCCAATTGCTTTGCACTTGCAGAAGCGAATATGGGAGTCGTAAAAGAGAACTATCCCGGAGCGCGCATAGTGTTTGGTGTGATTATGGGTACCGGTGTAGGAGGTGGGATTGTGGTAGACGGCAAGGTAATTAACGGCTTACACGGGATCGGTGGCGAGTGGGGGCACAATGTACTTGATGCTACTGGCGATCATTGTTACTGCGGTAAAAATGGATGCGTGGAGAAAATCCTCTCGGGACCGTACCTGGAGAAATACTATTCTAGTTTGAGTATGTCAGAAAAGAAGATGCAAGAAATTTATGCAGCATACCAATCTGGCCACGATGAGATTGCTGTGAAGACGATGGAGCGAATGATTACTTATTTTGGGCAGGCCCTTAGCGTAGTCGTCAATATCCTGGACCCTGATGTTATTGTCATTGGAGGTGGCTTGAGTCACATCGATTTACTTTATTCGGAAGGGAGGGTATCCGTGAAGAACTATATTTTCAACGACCAATTCGATACACCTATGGTCCGACCAAAACTAGGCGACAGTGCAGGCGTCTTTGGCGCTGCGTATTTGAATGCTGGTTCGGCCATTTAG
- the fcl_2 gene encoding GDP-L-fucose synthase, whose product MKKDAKIYIAGHQGLVGSAIYRRLHNEGFHNLVLKKHSQLDLRDQLAVQDFFDIERPEFVFLTAAKVGGIYANNTYRAEFIYDNLMIQTNVIHSAFTYGVKKLLFLGSSCIYPKFAVQPMREDALLSAALESTNEPYAVAKIAGIKMCQAYRQQYDANFICLMPTNLYGPNDTYDLQNSHVLPALIQKFYEAKTEGKKSVEIWGSGTPRREFLHVDDLADACLFLMEKYDSDEIINVGTGTDLSIKDLALLIKRCSGFDGDLYFNSKYPDGTPQKLLDISKIKSLGWRPKITLREGVQEVCSEYEKTRLYQGTELLAGHSGRH is encoded by the coding sequence ATGAAAAAAGATGCAAAGATTTACATCGCGGGTCACCAGGGATTAGTTGGATCCGCAATATACCGGAGGTTACATAATGAAGGGTTTCATAATTTGGTTTTAAAAAAGCACTCGCAGCTGGACCTTCGCGATCAGCTAGCCGTACAGGATTTTTTTGACATTGAGCGTCCTGAATTCGTGTTTTTGACGGCCGCAAAAGTAGGCGGCATTTATGCCAACAATACCTATCGGGCAGAATTCATATATGATAACCTGATGATACAGACAAACGTTATTCATTCTGCTTTTACTTATGGCGTTAAGAAACTTCTTTTCCTAGGCTCCTCGTGCATATACCCGAAATTTGCCGTACAACCGATGAGGGAAGATGCACTGCTAAGTGCAGCTCTAGAATCCACCAATGAACCTTATGCTGTAGCAAAAATAGCTGGAATAAAAATGTGCCAGGCCTATCGTCAACAATATGACGCTAATTTCATCTGTCTGATGCCCACGAATTTGTACGGTCCAAATGACACTTACGATCTACAAAATTCACATGTGCTTCCGGCTCTTATTCAAAAGTTTTATGAGGCTAAAACAGAGGGTAAAAAATCAGTAGAGATATGGGGAAGTGGCACACCGAGAAGAGAATTTCTTCACGTGGATGACCTTGCCGATGCATGCCTGTTCCTAATGGAAAAATATGACAGCGATGAAATAATAAATGTCGGTACTGGTACAGATTTGAGTATCAAAGACCTTGCGCTTCTCATAAAACGTTGTAGCGGTTTTGATGGTGACCTTTACTTTAATTCAAAATATCCTGACGGCACACCACAAAAATTACTTGACATCTCAAAAATAAAAAGCCTGGGTTGGAGACCTAAGATAACCCTTCGTGAAGGAGTTCAGGAAGTGTGTTCCGAATATGAAAAGACGAGACTATACCAGGGAACGGAATTACTCGCTGGCCACTCTGGCCGCCATTAG